Part of the Babylonia areolata isolate BAREFJ2019XMU chromosome 4, ASM4173473v1, whole genome shotgun sequence genome, ctctctctctctctgtgtgtgtgtgtgtgtgtgtgtgtgtacattcaatcaataagaaaaaaaagataagaaatttGTGAAATGAAAATAAGTTTCTATCTTGAGACAATGAAGGCAAACAGTGTTGGAAGCAGAGAAACAGACCGTCTTATATCACTTGTTGCCGTGCCAGTGCGTAAAGTTAATGTTGAGTATACCGTTTGactcgagtgagtgtgtgtgtgtgtgtgtgtgtgtgtgtgtgtgtgtgtgtgtgtgtgccagtgtgtcacgtgtgtggcacgtacgtgtgtgtgtgtacgcgcgcgccgcCGGGCGCATTATATGAACACTTGCATTTGTCAGTTAACTGAAAAAACTGATTTTAGAAATATTTGTGTGCTGTATAGCGGGGGCCAACGTGACTGATTCGATACATTATGTCAATGTTAAGTGTTGCTATATTGGGAGGATAAGAAtgagggattttgtttaatgtccccaccggcgatcacacacacagatcgatgtTGACGgtagacaaataaaactgaaagaaGTTAGGCAATTAATTTTTCACTTTTGTAAatgttatcattaaaaaaaaaagccaccaaaaGCCAACCTATTATATATTTTAAAATGTAGAAGCTGtaagctgtgttgtgtcgtgctgtgcaaaAATGTATCTTTATATTACTTTTCCACAGACGGAGATGGAGATAGAATATTTCCCAATGGGTGGTTCCATGACGGACTACCTGTGTTCGATATGTGGCTGTGACGTCGCCGTCTCCGTCACGCGAGCCATGAAGTACAGGGGAGATTACACACAGGAGGATGCAGAGCTGCTGCTGAACAAGAAGCTGAAAGGTCTGTAACATGAACCGACGGATTTGTAAATTATATAATCATCAGGTCCGTGGTGTTAACTCCTTGACTTGGTGAAATGGGTTAGACCTGAACTTGAAGCCGATGCAGGTGCTAATTTTTATGTACTTATCCACGGTGTACTGAATTGATATCGCTGACCACAAGTAATGCACGGTCCTGAGAGGAAAGTCCTGAACATTAATAAAGAATGgtgacagacatcctgacctgtgagctctctCTCATCTCAAGGAGCTGTCAGCCTTTTACGGACACGCTCACTCGttcagcagcagtcaagaggtAATGAACTGTGTAATTAAAGTTAACTGACTTGAATACAGACATGAATTGATCAATGATCGACCAGAAGGCCTGATTTACCTTAGTATAACTTTGATATGAAATAGGCAAACATATGAGCTCTTGACCGTATAATGTTTTGGATGTCACTGACTTTTGCACATGTTTGAGTTGTGTgcagcgtgcatgcatgcacgtgttcGGCGTGCgcccgggcgtgtgtgtgtattaagcaGAGAATATTCTATACCGATCTGATTTTATGAAGGAGATATACATGATATCAGTAGACGGTGCGAATAGATTGATAATAGCCTTATTATTGCTTAATCGGTCTCTCCTCACTCTTTCCGACATAATATTCTTTTCAAAGCAGAACAATTTATTATGCAGTTGCTGATTAGAAGGGAATGGGATAATCGGTCTACTTTTATCGATATATGGTTTATATGTATGGTTGCTGTTCCAAGGCCAACAGACATTAAAACTAAGATATCATGGTCAACAGTCCTTTCAGGCCTGTTGGTCTTTCTTTTTGGATTTTCGATTCCCGAGAACATTTGAAAAACGTCTCAGTTTTCACGCGCTCTTCAAAAATGCAGTAAAAACATATTTCCAATGTTAGTAAAAGTcatgcaccttttttttctaaatcccgcgtgcgcgcgtgtgtgttatgtagacattatttttgtttctatatatatgtttgtgtgttcaagTTGTGGGTGGCTGGCACTCTCAACACATAACCTGagtgtggacttttttttttacgcgaCCTATGTACGTCAAGTTCACTTGTTCATAAAAGACAttaatcataattttttttccaggCGTGGTGCGGTCCAATCACAATGCGGTCACCAGGTGGAGCAAGCAGATTCTGCACATCTGGGCTTCATCGGCCATGATTGCTAAGACAGTTGCTTGCGTCTATGATTGCATTGATCCCAAGATCAAGGCCAACACTGTTGTGCTTATCACAACTGCCGCACAGTCGCCATTCATCTTTGAGAATGGTTGAAAGTACCCATCAGAGATGACTACTTTTCAAGGTTTACTATGGAGGTGAACAGTACTTACTTGTGACGTCCCAATGACTTTTCACAGAAGACTATGAAGGTTGTCGACAGAATACTTGTTGAATGCCGGCAATTTCCTGATTTGATATCCTAAATTCAGGGTCATTTGTAAAGGGGAATTTTTGCGCGTTTTGCAATACAGGCATGTGAAAAATTACATTTATTATGTAACCCACCTTTCGAAACAAGAGTTGGGGGTGATTTCCTGTTTTCGTATCCTAAATTCTTGGACCCGCTGTATATTAATTTTTTTAGGCCGTATCACTGGTAAACCTAACCACTGGCTTGGATTCTGGATTTTAATCAGCATCCAAAACCAGAAAACGTAACATCAGATTCAAGAATTATGTCACACGGGTACCGCCAACCAGAGAGCCAGTGAGAAACCCAGTAGCGTGCTAACCATGTGGTCCTTACAACTACTGGTTCTACCGATCTCGCATAAATACTAGTGATTAGTATCTGTGACTCGGACTCACCTCCCGGAACAACACAACCTTCCCTGAACCAAGCCCTGAACAACATGACCTCAGTGAAGGCGTCGGCCAATAGGGCGGCTTACACTCAACTCCATCAGAACTGAGATGCAGACTCTTGATGCTTTCTCGGCACTTGAGAATGGATAGTTTGCATTGAATCCAATTAATGAATTGCATACTTTTATTACTCACCATTATTTTCATTGTCTGCTAT contains:
- the LOC143280829 gene encoding AAC-rich mRNA clone AAC4 protein-like translates to MIADYTSGGITQCDFVLSGSISQLQFSPGGFKLLTLPNAGGSSVWSEALSFELLQRCFRATLIKTEMEIEYFPMGGSMTDYLCSICGCDVAVSVTRAMKYRGDYTQEDAELLLNKKLKGVVRSNHNAVTRWSKQILHIWASSAMIAKTVACVYDCIDPKIKANTVVLITTAAQSPFIFENG